From the Bacteroidia bacterium genome, the window TGGAATATCGGTTACCAGCACCGAACCTTCCATAGAATCGGCTCCGCAACTATTGCTCACCAGCAGCTTCACTTTATATACACCTGCTGAATCATAGGTTTTGTGAGGATTGCTTCCGTTGGAAGTGGTGCCATCACCAAAATCCCAGGTGAAGTTTTGAGAACCTGAACCTGTTGCACAATTAAGCCCCGTTCCATAAGAACTGTTATTGGTAAAATCCAATGTGTCCTGCCTTGCGCAAACGATAAGATTGGTGGTGTCAAAATCAGCCTTTGGCTTTTCGAAGATTTTAATATTATTAACAAAAGCAATTGTGGTATCGCAGGCATTTCCGGCTTTTACTCTTACGACATAGCAATTATCGCAGCCGTAGGTTGACATGTGGTTTTGGCCGCAGGATGTCTTGGTAAAGGTGTGATAAATGGTATCCTGTCCCTTTGTCCAGTCCCATGAGGTTACCGGAGTGCCATCTCCAAAATCCCATATAAAAGTGGTGGTTGCGGTAATATTTTTTGCATCCAGCTTAAACCAGAAAGTTTGTGGAGCACAACCGGAAGTATTTCCGGGAGACAAAATCCCGACACTCGGATTTGTTTCGTTGATCACCGTATCCCTGAGCACTCCTACGCAGCCGTTCACGTTCACGGCCTCCACTTCCATGGCGTATACGCCAAAGCCCTGGTAGGTATGGCGCACCTGGTTAAAATTGTTTATGAGCGTATCGGGCGTTCCATCTCCCCACTTAAAGCGCCAGGAAGTAATGGTGCTGTCAGTTGATTTATTATAAGGACATATTTCATAGGAAGCGTTGGAAGCATTTCCAAAACACGAAACGAATGGTGAAAAGACGTTGCAGCTATCATCAATGTATGGCATAGGGCGCCTTATTACGTGTACCGTATCAGTAAAAGTATTGACGCAGCCGTTCGGATCCGTTACTTGCAGAGAAACCAGAAAAGAGGTATCGCCAGGTCCGATGGCATCAAATATATGTACCGGATGATCGTCTGTAGATGAATCGGCAGCACCGGAACTGGTATCGCCAAAATTCCACAAATACTCATTATTTAAATAAGGAGCCACTGGGGAAAAATCTATATCGAGTCCCGCGCAGGCATGATCCGGTGTAAAGTTGAATTCTGCATCGGGTGCAGAGGTTACCCTTACATTTATGGTGATGGAATCAATGCACGAGTTGTCGTAACGGATGAGTGTAACCGGATAAATACCGGCCAGAGCAAAAGTGTGAGAGGTTGTGTCCATAATTGTAGAATCCCAGGCCGTGCTGTCATTCCACTTCCAGACGTACTTGCCAATATTACCTCCATCCGAAATAATAAAATCCGTTGGCATTCCCTGGCAAACCGGGTTTACGTTGTTGAAAGTCATCGTTCCGGGACAACTCGCAACGGAAGCCGTATTGGAGAAAGCAAAAAAAATGAGAGCCGAAACGGCCAGGAACCGGCTGATTTTAAGCTGTAAAAATCCCATATCCATTGGTTAATTATTTTATGTCTGATAGTGCAGTACAATGTTATTATGGATATGAAAATGTTTCCTGCGGGATTGAATTCAATTCTTACAGGGGTAAGGACCATGCGGTGATTTCCTCTAATAGAAAGTATGCCCTGAATACTTTTGAAATGGGAAAATTATTAAGCATCATGAACAAAACCTTTCTATTAATTGCGGCAGGTATTTTCGGACTTCTGCACTCGGCTCACGCGCAGGATCCTACCTTCACGCAGTATTGGGCAAATCCAATTTATCTGAACCCGGCATTTGCCGGAGTCAACGGAGTCACGCGCGTATCAATGAATCATCGAAACCAGTGGAACTATGTGCCCGGCCAGTACGTAACAAGCTCGGCTTCTATTGATATGAAGACCTGCAACTGGAACAATATCGGGATCGGGCTGCTGGCCTGGCGCGATACAGAAGGCGAAGGGCTGCTCAATACCTCAGCAGCCAGTTTCGTATTTAATTATATGATCCAGAATGAAGGGAAATACCAGGTGAGTTTTGGCCTGCAGCCTACGCTCACCAACAAAACGCTGGACTGGGAGCGGCTGGTATTCAGTGATCAGCTCGATCCTGTGTTTGGCGTTAACCGCCCTTCTGCCGGAGAGGCTCCGGCCATTGACAGCCGCTCATTCTTTGATTTCTCAGCAGGAATAATGTGGAGATTCTTTACCCGTACAAAAAACCGGGACGATCTCTACAGCAATGTCGGCTTGGCTGTAAATCACATTATGCAGCCCAATGAATCAATCCTGGGCGAAGATTCCAAATTGCCGTTGAGGCTCACTGCACATGCCGGAACTGTAATACCCATCAGCAATTACAGAGCACAGAAAAAAATTGCCCTCGTTCCGCACGCAAAACTGGAATTTCAGCGGTTTGATAATGTGGGCCTCAAAAACACCATCAGCGAATTTGACGCTGGTTTTTATATAATGCGTGAGCCGGTACTTTTCGGATTGAATTATCAATCCAACACCAACTTTAATTTTAAGAACGGGAAAGCCGTATCGGTGGTGGCCGGATTAAAAGGCGTATTCAGCAACAGTTTCAATTATATGATCTCCTACAGCTATGATATTAATGTAGCAGGATTAAGCCGCAGCAATGTCGGCACGCACGAAATTGGCCTCACCCTGATGTTTGATGAAGTTTGCTTCATCGGCTTCGGTGGAAAGAATGGGCCGGGTGGCAGCAAAGAACCCCGGAAATGTTTCGATTATAAAAAGAAGGGCATTATCCCGATTT encodes:
- a CDS encoding PorP/SprF family type IX secretion system membrane protein, whose product is MGKLLSIMNKTFLLIAAGIFGLLHSAHAQDPTFTQYWANPIYLNPAFAGVNGVTRVSMNHRNQWNYVPGQYVTSSASIDMKTCNWNNIGIGLLAWRDTEGEGLLNTSAASFVFNYMIQNEGKYQVSFGLQPTLTNKTLDWERLVFSDQLDPVFGVNRPSAGEAPAIDSRSFFDFSAGIMWRFFTRTKNRDDLYSNVGLAVNHIMQPNESILGEDSKLPLRLTAHAGTVIPISNYRAQKKIALVPHAKLEFQRFDNVGLKNTISEFDAGFYIMREPVLFGLNYQSNTNFNFKNGKAVSVVAGLKGVFSNSFNYMISYSYDINVAGLSRSNVGTHEIGLTLMFDEVCFIGFGGKNGPGGSKEPRKCFDYKKKGIIPIF